In Raphanus sativus cultivar WK10039 unplaced genomic scaffold, ASM80110v3 Scaffold0608, whole genome shotgun sequence, a single genomic region encodes these proteins:
- the LOC130502619 gene encoding putative FBD-associated F-box protein At5g56430 → MGNINELCDDLLVKILLKIPTKEIVATSLLSRRWCSVWKLVPKLEFHDYSYIYHATSAAPSEFINKFLERSITPVLETFHLTLCRRDYAPESFEKWVNVAVARNVLDLKLLYYLICRDPIRFPMSLYAHETLVVLRLQGMIIEDVPSKACFRSLKILSLRDMSYSSDQTVDRFLSCFPILETLVVRRWLADNVKTYSICLPSLQSLDIEYLVGGYQDPRYDHGYVINAPCLKYLHIVDHFSGFCSLVNIPDKLEAEIHLRFCDSDKLLRSLTSAKLLSLCLKPQMDSCLKGDFDQLVSLELCVMCSLDWLNIILKHSPKLRVLRLSRTRHSCQNSRNVRTNWERPSCIPECLMSSLETVEWIAYKGTEEEENVVKYLLENGNLCLKKRWCKASYEILSLGPRS, encoded by the exons ATGGGAAATATCAATGAGTTATGTGACGATTTGCTGGTgaagattttgttaaaaatccCGACAAAAGAGATTGTGGCGACGTCACTTTTGTCCAGACGATGGTGTTCTGTATGGAAACTTGTTCCCAAGCTAGAGTTTCATGACTATTCATACATATATCATGCCACATCCGCCGCACCTTCAGAGTTTATCAACAAGTTCTTGGAGCGAAGCATAACCCCTGTACTAGAAACTTTTCATCTCACTCTTTGTCGCCGAGATTATGCCCCTGAATCTTTTGAAAAATGGGTTAATGTTGCGGTTGCTCGCAATGTTCTTGATCTTAAGCTTTTATATTACCTTATCTGCCGTGATCCTATACGGTTTCCTATGAGCTTGTATGCACATGAAACCCTTGTGGTATTACGCCTCCAAGGAATGATCATTGAGGATGTTCCTTCGAAAGCCTGTTTCAGGAGCCTCAAGATTTTATCTCTTCGAGATATGAGCTACTCAAGCGATCAAACCGTTGATAGATTTTTGTCTTGCTTCCCTATTCTTGAAACATTGGTTGTACGTCGATGGTTAGCCGACAATGTGAAGACGTATTCGATTTGTTTGCCATCGCTGCAGAGCTTAGACATCGAGTACTTAGTAGGTGGTTATCAAGATCCAAGATATGATCATGGATATGTGATCAATGCTCCTTGTTTAAAGTATTTACATATTGTCGACCATTTTAGCGGCTTTTGTTCATTAGTGAATATCCCTGATAAATTGGAAGCAGAGATCCACCTTAGATTTTGTGATTCTGACAAGCTTCTGAGATCTCTTACCTCAGCTAAACTACTTTCCTTGTGTTTAAAACCACAAATG GATTCATGTCTAAAAGGCGACTTTGATCAGCTCGTGTCTCTAGAGCTTTGTGTTATGTGTTCCTTAGATTGGTTGAATATTATCCTCAAACATTCTCCTAAACTCCGAGTTCTCAGGCTCTCGAGAACG AGACACAGCTGCCAAAATTCTCGAAATGTCCGAACTAACTGGGAGCGACCGAGTTGTATTCCTGAATGTTTGATGTCCAGTCTCGAAACTGTTGAGTGGATTGCGTATAAAGGAACAGAAGAAGAGGAAAATGTGGTGAAATATTTGTTAGAGAATGGGAACCTTTGCTTAAAAAAGCGTTGGTGCAAGGCCAGTTATGAAATTCTTAGCTTGGGGCCGAGGAGCTAG